From Candidatus Hydrogenedentota bacterium, one genomic window encodes:
- a CDS encoding tetratricopeptide repeat protein, with the protein MHYEQGHWGVAKKYFERAVQTDEQSAEAHYDLALALDKAGDPQAAIQHFQAAQKYGKDNSEIQNSGILQAHLKAKH; encoded by the coding sequence CTGCATTATGAGCAAGGGCACTGGGGCGTCGCGAAAAAATACTTCGAGCGCGCAGTGCAGACCGATGAACAGTCCGCCGAGGCCCACTATGACTTGGCGCTCGCGCTGGACAAGGCGGGAGATCCCCAGGCAGCGATTCAGCACTTCCAGGCGGCGCAGAAGTACGGAAAGGACAATTCCGAGATCCAGAATTCTGGCATCCTGCAGGCGCACTTGAAGGCGAAGCACTAG